CGTCGAGGAGGCGCTCGCGACCAACGACGTGGTGCTGTTCATGAAGGGGAACCGGCTGATGCCCCAGTGCGGCTACTCGAAGCGCGCGCTCGGGCTCATCTCCCAGCACGTCGAGGAGTTCGAGACGGTCGACGTGCTCCCCGCGCTGCCGGAGTTCCGCGAGGCGTTGGAGGCCGAAAGCGGCTGGGAGACGATCCCACAGACGTACGTCGACGGCGAGTTCGTCGGCGGCAGCGACATCCTCGCCGAGTTGGACGAGCGCGGCGAGTTGGCCGAAACGCTTGAAGTCGACGCGTAGCCGCGCCGAGCCGGCGGGGGGACCCGTACCCACGCGGCGACATCGGTCGGGGACAGGTGTTTTACGCATCGGGTGCGTAGATACCGGCGAGTAGGGTCGTACGGACGGCGACCGCGGGACGCCGCGGCGCTTCCTCGTCGCACCCACCCCACCACCCCACACATGTCAGGCCGCGTATACCGACTTCACTCGACGCTCGAACTGCCACTGGAAGACCTACAGGACCACTTCGCGTCCGACCCGGAACTCCCGGAGGGCGTCGAGGACGTCGACATCACACGCCGGAACAACACGCTGATCCTGAAGGCGGTATCGGACGACGAATCGATCGGCAAGTACACCCCGACCGCACAGCTGAAGGCGAGCGTCTCCGAGACGCGCGTGTACGAGGAGGAGCCGCCCCGTACCGGCGGCGGCTGGATGCAGGAGGAGGAGGAGGAGATCCCCTCAGAACTCGTCGAGTTCGCCTGCTTCAAGGGCGACCGCGAGACGGTGTTGCAGAACACCGCGCTGCAGTATCAGATGTTCCTCGTGCTCCGCGAGATCGCGCTGCTGTCGGAGAAGGGGACGCTCACCGCGATCACCGAGGTCGACGAGGAGCTGCACGCCCACCGCATCGTCGAGGGCGAGGAGCGCCCCGCCAGCGTCGAGGTCGTCGAGACCCCGAACCGCGACGCCGAGAAGGGCGGCGTCGAGTGGCGGGACAACAAGTTCATCAGCTGATCGCGACGCCGCATCCGGAACGGTCGCCCGCGTCGGTCCGGGCCGGACGGCAGACGGCGCTCGCGAGTCACTCGGATGCGCTCCCGACATCCGGGTAGGGTCACAAGAACTTTAGTCGTCTAATTATATCTCATTACCAGGCATGGCCGACTCACAACAGCAGTTCCCGGACTATCTGGACGTGGACTACACCGCCGGCGAGGGCGAGGAGCCCGGCGACTACCCCAGTATCGAGCACAAGCTCGAGAAGGCGCTGGAGGTCGTCGAGACCGGCCTTCGCGAGTACGACAACCCCGCGGTGATGTGGACCGGCGGGAAGGACTCGACGCTGACGCTGTACTTCGTGAAGGAGGTCGTCGAGCAGCACGACGAGCTGGAGCTGCCGGTGACGGTGTTCATCGACCACTACCAGCACTTCGACGAGCTGATGGACTTCGTTCGCCACTGGGCCGACGAGTGGGACCTCGAGGTCAAGTGGGCCCGCAACACCGACGTGGGCGAGTACGTCGACGAGAACGGGCTGGAGCCGGGCGACGACATCCCGGTGGAGGCGCTCTCCGAGCACAACCGGCACCACATCCGGAACATCCTGGAGTACGAGGAGGACACGTTCCCGTTCCTGCTGGACACGTACGTCGGCAACCACCTGCTGAAGACGGTCGCGCTCAACGACACGCTGGAGTCCGAGGAGATCGACGGCATCATCTCGGGCATCCGCTGGGACGAGCAGGAGGCCCGCGCCGACGAGACGTTCTTCTCGCCGCGCCACGACCCGGAGATCTACCCGCCGCACGACCGCATTCAGCCGATCCTCCAGTTCAAGGAGGCCGACGTGTGGGACGCCTTCTGGTACTTCGTCGTGCCGGAGACGGTGGAGGGCTACCCCGAGGACGGCTACGTCCCGCAGGGGTTCGACGACCTGCCGGAGGGCATCGAGATCGAGGACATCCCCGTCTCGCCGAAGTACTTCGCTGGCTTCCGCTCGCTGGGCTCGGAGATCTCGACGGACAAGTCCGCCGAGGAGCCCGCCTGGCTGCAGGACATGGAGAACACGACCGAGCGCGCCGGCCGCGCCCAGGACAAGGAGGACCTGATGGAGCGCCTCCGCGACCTGGGCTACATGTGAGGACGGCGAGCACCCGACGGTCGGACCGGACCGCGTAGCCTGTCACCGACACGCCCACCCTTTCTGACCGGGACTCGGATCGCCCACCAGGCAGCGATCGGTTCGCCGCCGAGCTACCGCTTCTCGATCGGGACCCGGGTCCAGCCGTCGCCCGCGCGGTCCGGACGGATCGGACGGAGGTCGTCGACGCCACGATCGGGCGATCGCCCGAGCGCCCCCTCGCGCTCGGCCCGCCGTCGAAGGCGTTCGATCCGTTCGTCCATCGGCGGATGCGTCG
This genomic stretch from Halobaculum roseum harbors:
- a CDS encoding phosphoadenosine phosphosulfate reductase family protein, whose product is MADSQQQFPDYLDVDYTAGEGEEPGDYPSIEHKLEKALEVVETGLREYDNPAVMWTGGKDSTLTLYFVKEVVEQHDELELPVTVFIDHYQHFDELMDFVRHWADEWDLEVKWARNTDVGEYVDENGLEPGDDIPVEALSEHNRHHIRNILEYEEDTFPFLLDTYVGNHLLKTVALNDTLESEEIDGIISGIRWDEQEARADETFFSPRHDPEIYPPHDRIQPILQFKEADVWDAFWYFVVPETVEGYPEDGYVPQGFDDLPEGIEIEDIPVSPKYFAGFRSLGSEISTDKSAEEPAWLQDMENTTERAGRAQDKEDLMERLRDLGYM
- a CDS encoding DUF7110 family protein, with the protein product MSGRVYRLHSTLELPLEDLQDHFASDPELPEGVEDVDITRRNNTLILKAVSDDESIGKYTPTAQLKASVSETRVYEEEPPRTGGGWMQEEEEEIPSELVEFACFKGDRETVLQNTALQYQMFLVLREIALLSEKGTLTAITEVDEELHAHRIVEGEERPASVEVVETPNRDAEKGGVEWRDNKFIS
- a CDS encoding glutaredoxin family protein; the protein is MAFQPESELTAEEAAERVEEALATNDVVLFMKGNRLMPQCGYSKRALGLISQHVEEFETVDVLPALPEFREALEAESGWETIPQTYVDGEFVGGSDILAELDERGELAETLEVDA